A genomic segment from Aegilops tauschii subsp. strangulata cultivar AL8/78 chromosome 1, Aet v6.0, whole genome shotgun sequence encodes:
- the LOC109750867 gene encoding CASP-like protein 1U2 codes for MSGWWEDEPNGSKAVSLLLRLSALILALASAVMMATADDCAIAGATPPTAVTYRDYGAFVYLVWANVAAAVLQAAAVYLQLSGAGGDDDDDGGSQVPGVVLVVVDVLAQALLYSSTGAAYGCGKVGVDVCVAFGEQVGRSKLLSFGASVSLGLAAVVKDVSLPFNVWPGSSD; via the coding sequence ATGTCTGGGTGGTGGGAGGACGAGCCCAACGGCTCCAAGGCGGTGAGCCTGCTGCTGCGCCTGTCCGCGCTCATCCTGGCCCTCGCGTCGGCGGTCATGATGGCCACGGCCGACGACTGCGCCATCGCCGGCGCAACGCCGCCCACGGCCGTCACCTACCGGGACTACGGCGCCTTCGTATACCTGGTGTGGGCCAACGTCGCCGCGGCCGTGCTGCAGGCCGCGGCCGTCTACCTGCAGCTCAGCGGCGCCGGCGGCGACGACGATGACGACGGGGGCAGCCAGGTCCCCGGGGTCGTGCTGGTCGTCGTCGACGTGCTGGCGCAGGCGCTGCTCTACTCGTCGACGGGCGCCGCGTACGGGTGTGGGAAGGTCGGCGTCGACGTCTGCGTGGCGTTCGGCGAGCAGGTGGGGCGGTCCAAGCTGCTGTCCTTTGGCGCCAGCGTCTCCCTCGGCCTCGCCGCCGTCGTCAAGGACGTCTCGCTGCCGTTCAATGTCTGGCCCGGCTCATCGGACTGA
- the LOC109750853 gene encoding putative cyclin-dependent kinase F-2, giving the protein MSCVGYLPAQNCRTTAIHSNNVALLPIHLKCVAQELLPRTDYDEHVDSWALGVMMAELLAGKHPFHGRSDTEHLSEILDLLGTADIKEWSGYDGRRLPGGCQPGSFLRNKFPCQVEARMKGPPTLLEAGFEVLSGLLRCNPEKRLTAEQALKHRWFKEANPRATRS; this is encoded by the coding sequence ATGTCGTGCGTGGGCTATTTACCTGCTCAAAATTGTCGCACCACAGCCATTCACTCGAACAACGTCGCACTCTTGCCAATTCACCTCAAATGTGTCGCACAGGAGCTATTGCCCCGCACGGATTATGACGAGCATGTCGACTCGTGGGCTCTTGGGGTCATGATGGCTGAGCTCCTCGCCGGCAAGCACCCTTTCCATGGGAGGTCAGATACGGAGCACCTCAGCGAGATCTTGGACCTTCTCGGCACAGCTGACATCAAAGAGTGGTCAGGCTACGATGGACGCCGTTTGCCCGGCGGATGCCAACCAGGAAGCTTTCTGCGGAATAAGTTCCCTTGTCAGGTTGAGGCCAGGATGAAAGGCCCGCCGACATTGTTAGAGGCTGGTTTCGAGGTCTTGAGCGGTCTTCTACGATGCAACCCGGAGAAGAGGCTCACGGCGGAGCAAGCGCTCAAGCATCGGTGGTTCAAGGAGGCCAACCCTAGGGCTACAAGGAGTTGA
- the LOC109750864 gene encoding tropinone reductase homolog At5g06060, giving the protein MQVNNAAQIVAKASVEWTSEEYSHLMATNQESYFHLSQLAHPFLLNASVAGGGSIVNISSHAGSLGFPGLALYSMAKGGINQLTRSLATEWAQNKIRVNCVAPSATKTDMLNSLGPEIIENELARTPMRRAGEPAEVATVVSFLCMPAASFVTGQVITVDGGRTISG; this is encoded by the exons ATGCAGGTGAACAACGCGGCGCAGATTGTTGCCAAGGCGAGCGTGGAGTGGACATCGGAGGAGTACTCACACCTGATGGCGACCAACCAAGAGTCGTACTTCCACCTCAGCCAGCTCGCGCACCCTTTCCTCCTCAACGCCTCCGTCGCCGGAGGAGGTAGCATCGTCAACATATCCTCCCATGCCGGCTCACTTGGCTTCCCTGGCCTCGCGCTCTACAGTATGGCAAAAG GAGGAATCAACCAGCTTACAAGGAGCCTTGCTACAGAATGGGCCCAGAACAAGATCCGGGTGAACTGTGTCGCCCCTAGCGCGACTAAGACCGACATGTTAAACAGT CTAGGGCCGGAGATCATAGAAAACGAGTTGGCCAGGACTCCGATGCGGCGAGCAGGCGAGCCAGCCGAGGTGGCGACTGTGGTGTCATTTCTATGTATGCCGGCGGCATCCTTCGTCACCGGCCAAGTCATCACCGTCGATGGTGGTAGGACCATTAGTGGTTAG